One genomic region from Chthonomonas calidirosea T49 encodes:
- a CDS encoding fumarate reductase/succinate dehydrogenase flavoprotein subunit has product MENYETYDYDVLVIGAGGAGLRAVIAAREAGCRVAVVCKSLLGKAHTVMAEGGVAAALGNMDQPDGTKEPDSWEVHFVDTMKGGAFLNNWRMVEIFTKEAPERVLELEQYGAVFDRTPDGLIAERPFGGHKYRRLNHVGDRTGLEIIRTLQDKAVSLGIDVFMEVVITRLLKDGDRVVGAFGYYRESGNFIVFRAKAIVLATGGWGRMYRYTSNSWEGTGDGVMMAFEAGAELLDMEMVQFHPTGMVWPPGMRGILVTEGVRGEGGILRNGKGERFMFNPKYMPELYRGQFAETEEEAERWLTDKQNNRRPPELLPRDVVSRAIYREVEEGRGSEHGGVYLDISHRGADYIKRKLPSMYEQFHALGDVDITKQPMEVYPTIHYTMGGVKVDPETCATTVPGLYAAGEVAAGLHGANRLGGNSLSDILVFGKRAGEHAALYAKTVNLGKIDEQQIAEEEDYLLLPLETKEGENPYDIHRELQETMQKHAMIARTEKGLLEALEKIQELQKRAEHLHVDGDRCFNPGWHAAREIRFMLKTSEIIVRCALERKESRGAQWRLDYPDRDDEFWGKHNLIAVKDGQHIKIEPRPLPEMPERLKALFK; this is encoded by the coding sequence ATGGAAAACTACGAGACATACGACTACGACGTACTGGTCATCGGGGCAGGCGGCGCGGGCCTTCGAGCGGTTATAGCGGCTAGAGAGGCCGGTTGTCGTGTTGCGGTGGTCTGCAAGTCGCTTCTGGGCAAAGCCCACACGGTTATGGCCGAAGGCGGTGTCGCCGCAGCACTTGGCAATATGGATCAGCCCGACGGTACCAAAGAGCCGGACAGCTGGGAAGTTCATTTCGTTGATACCATGAAGGGCGGTGCCTTCCTTAACAATTGGCGGATGGTTGAGATCTTCACGAAAGAGGCACCGGAACGTGTATTGGAACTCGAGCAATATGGTGCCGTGTTCGACCGAACGCCTGACGGCCTCATAGCGGAACGCCCCTTTGGAGGTCACAAATATCGTCGTCTCAACCATGTAGGCGACCGTACGGGTCTGGAGATCATCAGAACCCTCCAAGATAAAGCGGTCAGCCTCGGCATAGATGTCTTCATGGAGGTCGTGATCACTCGCCTCCTCAAAGATGGGGATAGGGTCGTAGGAGCCTTTGGCTACTATCGCGAATCCGGCAACTTCATTGTTTTTCGAGCGAAGGCCATCGTCCTCGCAACCGGTGGTTGGGGGCGCATGTACCGCTATACCTCCAACTCTTGGGAGGGAACCGGCGACGGTGTGATGATGGCCTTTGAGGCCGGAGCCGAACTGCTCGATATGGAGATGGTGCAGTTCCACCCCACCGGCATGGTCTGGCCTCCTGGCATGCGCGGCATCCTCGTGACGGAAGGAGTGCGCGGAGAAGGCGGCATTCTGCGCAATGGTAAGGGAGAGCGTTTTATGTTTAACCCTAAATACATGCCAGAGCTCTATCGAGGCCAGTTTGCAGAGACCGAAGAGGAAGCGGAGCGATGGCTCACCGACAAACAGAACAACCGTCGTCCCCCAGAACTGCTGCCAAGAGACGTTGTATCCCGCGCGATCTATCGTGAGGTCGAAGAGGGACGTGGCTCTGAACACGGCGGCGTCTACCTTGATATTAGTCATCGCGGTGCGGACTACATCAAACGGAAACTACCAAGCATGTACGAACAGTTTCATGCCCTCGGTGACGTGGATATCACCAAACAACCCATGGAGGTCTATCCGACGATTCACTATACCATGGGTGGGGTGAAGGTAGACCCAGAAACGTGCGCAACGACGGTACCAGGGCTCTATGCGGCGGGAGAGGTCGCGGCAGGGCTTCATGGGGCCAATCGGCTCGGCGGTAACTCTTTGTCCGACATTCTTGTCTTCGGAAAGCGCGCAGGTGAACATGCGGCTCTCTATGCGAAAACCGTGAACTTGGGTAAGATAGACGAACAACAGATCGCCGAAGAGGAAGACTATCTTCTCCTACCGCTGGAGACAAAAGAGGGTGAAAACCCCTACGACATCCATCGTGAGCTTCAGGAGACCATGCAAAAACACGCAATGATCGCTCGCACGGAGAAAGGACTCCTAGAAGCCTTGGAGAAGATTCAAGAGCTGCAAAAACGTGCAGAACATCTCCATGTAGATGGGGATCGCTGCTTCAATCCGGGTTGGCATGCTGCACGTGAGATACGCTTTATGCTCAAAACTTCCGAAATCATTGTACGCTGCGCCCTAGAACGTAAAGAGAGCCGCGGTGCCCAATGGCGTCTCGATTATCCCGACCGCGATGATGAGTTCTGGGGCAAACACAACCTTATCGCGGTAAAGGATGGACAGCACATTAAGATAGAGCCGCGCCCCCTGCCAGAAATGCCCGAACGCCTGAAAGCGCTCTTTAAGTGA